Genomic window (Flavobacteriales bacterium):
CATCACGCAGTCGAACATGTCGATGCCGATGGCCATGTTCTCCAGCAGGTTCCAAGGGGTTCCCACGCCCATCAGATAGCGCGGCCGGTCCTTCGGCAGGATGTCGCAGCAGAGCTCGGCCATGGCATACATCTCTTCCTCCGGCTCGCCCACGCTGAGGCCGCCGATGGCATTGCCGTACGCGCCTTTCTTGGCGATGTATTCCGAACTGGCTTTCCGCAGTTCCGGAAAAGTGCTCCCTTGTACGATGGGGAAGAGCGCCTGCTCGTGGCCGTACTTCGGCTCCGTAGTGGTGAAGCGATCGAAGCAGCGGTCCAGCCAGCGGTGCGTGCGGTGCATGCTGTCCGTGGCGTACTTGATCTCGCAGGGCCATGGCGTGCATTCATCAAAAGCCATCATGATGTCCGCGCCGATGGTGCGCTGGATGTCCATCACGTTTTCCGGCGTGAACAGGTGCTTGCTGCCATCGATGTGGCTGCTGAACTTCACGCCTTCCTCGGTGATCTTCCGGATGTCGCTGAGCGAATGCACTTGGAAGCCGCCGCTGTCGGTGAGGATCGGCCCGTCCCAGCCATTGAATTTGTGCAGCCCGCCCGCGTGCTCGATCACCTCCATGCCGGGCCGCAGGTAGAGGTGATAGGTGTTGCTGAGCATGATCGAGGCCTTCACATCGTCGCGCAGCTCGCGCATGTGTACGGCCTTCACGCCGCCCAGCGTGCCCACGGGCATGAAGATCGGCGTCGGCACCACGCCGTGGTCGGTAAGGAGCTCGCCTGCGCGGGCTTTGCTCTTCGGGTCGGTGGTCAGTAGCTTGAACTCCATTCGGGGCGCGAAGATGGGGAAGGTGGGAGTGTCTAATGCCATTTCGCATTCCAAAGTCACCTTGATCTGAATTGATATCCGCCGTGCCGCTAATTTTCTTTAGTGGCGTGTAACCTATTTCTGGATTAGCTGATGAGAAGGATTAGCTGATTAGCTGATGGTTGCCCTGAGCAACGCCATCAGCTGATCTCGCACATCAGCTAATCAGCACATCAGCTAATCATAACGGAAACTGCGTTCCGCCGCGCGCCCATTCCCTTTAGGCCCATCCACGCCGACGTTGTTCATAACTGGGCCGCCACACCGCCTTCCCGCCAAAGCCGTCCGGATAGCTTCGCACCCATACCATCGCCACGCTTGGGCGTGTTCCGCTTTGATCGTCACCACCGTACTCTGCCTCATGGCCGCCGCATTGTTGATGCTGGCGTTTTTCCACATGGTGATATTCAGCCGGTTGGCCTTCCGGAAGCAGGAGGTTGAGCCGGACCGCGACCTGCCGGTGAGCGTAGTGATCTGCGGTCGCAACGAAAGCATCGCCTTGCAGCAGTTGATCCCGTTGTTGCTGGACCAGGACCATCGGGAGTTCGAGCTGATCGTGGTGAACGACCGCAGTGAGGATGATACCTGGGAGGTATTGCAGTGGATGAAGCCGCAATACGCGAACCTGAAGCCGGTGAACATCCAGGCGGACGAGAAATTCAGCTACGGCAAGAAGATCGCGCTGGGCGTGGGCGTTCGCAGTGCGAAATACCCGAACGTGCTGGTCACCGATGCCGACTGCCTGCCCACCGGCCGCGATTGGATCAGCCTGATGGCCACGGGGTTCAAGGGCGGCCGCCAGATCGTGATCGGCCACAGCCCCTACGAACGGCAGGACGGCCTCACCAGCCTGCTGGAACGCTACGACGGCTTCACGAAGGCCGTGCAGTACATCAGCTTCGCGCAGGCGGGCCTTCCCTACATGGGCGTTGGGCGCAACATGGCCTTCACCAGCGAGCTGTTCTTCGGAGCGAAGGGCCAGCATCGGCACCGCCAGTTGATGAGCGGTGATGACGACCTCTTCATCAACGAAGTGGCCCGTGCGAAGAACACCACCGCCATCGCCGACGGCCGCTCGTATATGACCACGCGTGCCACGCCTGATCTCGGCACTTGGTTCCGGAGGAAGCGCAGGCATTACACCACGGCACGGTTCTACCGGTTCGGGCATCAGTTGTTGCTCACGCTGCTTCCGGCGTCCCGCATGGTGCTGTGGGCCACCATCCTCTTCCTCTTCTTCACCGGCCACGTGCAAAGCGCCTTGATCGGGCTGTGCATCGAACTGTTCGTCTTCCAGCCGATAGGCATGATCGCCATGCGCAAGCTCGGTGCGGGCCGCATCATCTGGCTGTCCCTGCCGCTGGAATGGCTCTTCCTACTTTTGGACCCCTGCATTTATCTCAGCACGCTCATCATCAAGCCCACACGATGGAAGTAAGCCCGAACCTGTCCGAAAAGGCCACCTACGACCTGGACCTCGTCCGGCGCGCCGTGGACAACAAGGACCAGAAGGCCTATGCCGAACTGATGTCCCGTTACCGTGATTCGATCTACTTCATGCTGCTGAAGATGATCAACAACAAGGACGACGCGGACGACCTCACCATCGAGGCCTTCGGCAAGGCCTTCCACCGCCTGCACCAGTACACGCCGAACTACGCGTTCAGCACCTGGCTCTTCAAGATCGCGTCCAACAACTGCATCGACTGGATCCGCAAGCAGAAGAAAAAGAAGATGCTGAGCATCGACAATCCCATCGGCACCAAGGATGGCGATGAGATGCACATCGAGCTGAAGGGCCACGGCCTCGATCCCTCGGAAGTGGTGATCAAGGACCAGAAGAGCGACGTGATGCGCGAAGTGGTGGCCAAACTGAAGCCGCGCTACCGCACGCTCGTGGAGCTGCGCTACTACAAGGAATACAGCTACGAGGAGATCGCCAACGAGCTCGACCTCCCGCTCGGCACCGTGAAGGCCCAGCTTTTCCGCGCCCGCGAATTCCTCGAGAACCTCCTCGATACCCGCAAGGACACGATCTGATCACTCCCCTGGATCTGTCATGCCGGGCCTGCCTCCCGAAGGGACGGCTTGACCCGGTATCGCGATCAGGCGCGTGGATTTTCTCTGATCAATGCCCGGAGTAGAACTGATCTGCCGATACTTCCCGGAACTCACCCCGGAGCAGCGCGCGCATTTCGCAGCGCTCGGTGATCTCTACGCCCACTGGAATGAGCGTGTGAACCTTATTTCCCGCAAGGATTTCGAGCACCTTTACGAGCGGCACGTCCTACACTCGCTCGGCATCGCCAAGGTCCATGCATTCAAGCCCGGCACGCGTATCGTGGATGTCGGCACGGGCGGTGGTTTCCCCGGAATCCCGCTGGCCATCCTATTCCCGGAAAGTCGCTTCCATTGCATCGACGGCATCGGCAAGAAGATCACCGCCGTTCAAGGTGTGATCGAGGGCCTTGGCCTGAAGAACGCCACCGCCGAACAAGTGCGTAGCGAGGACCACAAGGCGAAGTATGATTTCATCGTTAGCCGTGCCGTCACCACGCTGCCGGAATTCATCAAAGCCACCAAGCATCTCGTTCCGAACGCCAAGCAGGCCCTCGGTAAACACCATGAATCGATGCGCTCCGGCCTCCTCTATTTGAAAGGCGGTGAGCTGGCGGACGAGCTGCGGCCCTTGCGCTATTCCATCCGCGTCACCGAGCTGCGCGATGTCTTCAGCGAGGAGTTCTTCGCGACGAAGAAGGTGGTGGAGGTGGGGCTGTAAAAATCCAGACGTGCCACTTGACTAACTTTGGTCAGCAATGCCAAAGCTCTACGTGTATGCCGGGATGTACTTCTTCTTCTACTCCAAGGACCATTTGCCCATCCATCTGCACGTCGCCCATCAGAACTGTGAGATGAAAGCGACACTTCACTTTGGACCGGATGGAGAGCTTGTCGATCTCCAGTGGTCACGTGTCGGTAAGGCACTACCTGCTTCGTTGCGGTCCAAGGCAGAAGAACTCATTCGGGTCAAAGCTTCCGACATCGCGGAGAAATGGACCGCTC
Coding sequences:
- the tgt gene encoding tRNA guanosine(34) transglycosylase Tgt — translated: MEFKLLTTDPKSKARAGELLTDHGVVPTPIFMPVGTLGGVKAVHMRELRDDVKASIMLSNTYHLYLRPGMEVIEHAGGLHKFNGWDGPILTDSGGFQVHSLSDIRKITEEGVKFSSHIDGSKHLFTPENVMDIQRTIGADIMMAFDECTPWPCEIKYATDSMHRTHRWLDRCFDRFTTTEPKYGHEQALFPIVQGSTFPELRKASSEYIAKKGAYGNAIGGLSVGEPEEEMYAMAELCCDILPKDRPRYLMGVGTPWNLLENMAIGIDMFDCVMPTRNGRNGMLFTREGVVQIKNKVWADDHSPLDPNGTSFVDSAYSKAFVRHLFVTNELLGLQIASLHNLAFYVALMTEARGKILDGTFSEWKAGMLPKLKTRISG
- a CDS encoding glycosyltransferase, whose amino-acid sequence is MAAALLMLAFFHMVIFSRLAFRKQEVEPDRDLPVSVVICGRNESIALQQLIPLLLDQDHREFELIVVNDRSEDDTWEVLQWMKPQYANLKPVNIQADEKFSYGKKIALGVGVRSAKYPNVLVTDADCLPTGRDWISLMATGFKGGRQIVIGHSPYERQDGLTSLLERYDGFTKAVQYISFAQAGLPYMGVGRNMAFTSELFFGAKGQHRHRQLMSGDDDLFINEVARAKNTTAIADGRSYMTTRATPDLGTWFRRKRRHYTTARFYRFGHQLLLTLLPASRMVLWATILFLFFTGHVQSALIGLCIELFVFQPIGMIAMRKLGAGRIIWLSLPLEWLFLLLDPCIYLSTLIIKPTRWK
- a CDS encoding sigma-70 family RNA polymerase sigma factor, with protein sequence MEVSPNLSEKATYDLDLVRRAVDNKDQKAYAELMSRYRDSIYFMLLKMINNKDDADDLTIEAFGKAFHRLHQYTPNYAFSTWLFKIASNNCIDWIRKQKKKKMLSIDNPIGTKDGDEMHIELKGHGLDPSEVVIKDQKSDVMREVVAKLKPRYRTLVELRYYKEYSYEEIANELDLPLGTVKAQLFRAREFLENLLDTRKDTI
- the rsmG gene encoding 16S rRNA (guanine(527)-N(7))-methyltransferase RsmG — encoded protein: MPGVELICRYFPELTPEQRAHFAALGDLYAHWNERVNLISRKDFEHLYERHVLHSLGIAKVHAFKPGTRIVDVGTGGGFPGIPLAILFPESRFHCIDGIGKKITAVQGVIEGLGLKNATAEQVRSEDHKAKYDFIVSRAVTTLPEFIKATKHLVPNAKQALGKHHESMRSGLLYLKGGELADELRPLRYSIRVTELRDVFSEEFFATKKVVEVGL
- a CDS encoding DUF4160 domain-containing protein yields the protein MPKLYVYAGMYFFFYSKDHLPIHLHVAHQNCEMKATLHFGPDGELVDLQWSRVGKALPASLRSKAEELIRVKASDIAEKWTARFLYGRSIKPETITKLKP